The proteins below come from a single Telopea speciosissima isolate NSW1024214 ecotype Mountain lineage unplaced genomic scaffold, Tspe_v1 Tspe_v1.0161, whole genome shotgun sequence genomic window:
- the LOC122647789 gene encoding secreted RxLR effector protein 161-like, protein MDPHVKFGAFDDKEFGDIHQYQRLVGKLIYLTVTRPDISFVVGVVSQFMQNPKQVLWDAACRILRYLKSAPGKGLVYCRHGHTNVVGFFDADWAVSDGDRRSTTGYCTFFGGNLVNWKSKKQTTVARSSAEAEYKAMAHTATKLMWVRSFLIELGYYSDQPMEMYSDNQAAIYIANNPVFHEWTKHIEVDCHFVRVAVQKKLIVTPFVRSQFQLGDMFTKALFRPQFLDGCSKLVLDYLVIEFC, encoded by the exons atggatccccacGTCAAGTTTGGTGCTTTTGATGATAAAGAGTTTGGTGACATACATCAGTATCAACGTCTGGTTGGTAAACTTATTTATCTTACAGTTACTCGCCCTGATATCTCCTTTGTTGTAGGGGttgttagtcagttcatgcagaaCCCTAAGCAAGTACTTTGGGATGCTGCTTGTCGCATTCTAAGATACCTCAAAAGTGCTCCTGGTAAGGGATTAGTGTATTGTCGCCATGGTCATACCAACGTGGTTGGGTTctttgatgcagattgggctgttTCTGATGGCGATAGAAGATCAACCACAGGTTATTGTACCTTCTTTGGAGGAAATTTGGTTaattggaagagcaagaaacagacgaCTGTAGCTCGttccagtgctgaggctgaatacAAAGCCATGGCTCATACTGCTACAAAGTTGATGTGGGTTCGTTCGTTCCTTATTGAGCTTGGTTATTACAGTGATCAACCCATGGAGATGTACAGTGATAACCAAGCTGCTATTTACATTGCCAACAACCCTGTTTTTCATGAAtggaccaaacacattgaagttgattgtcattttgttcgagttGCTGTTCAGAAGAAGCTCATTGTTACTCCTTTTGTTCGTTCACAGTTTcagcttggagatatgtttacgAAGGCCTTGTTTCGACCTCAATTCTTGgatggttgttccaagctggttcttg ATTATCTTGTCATTGAGTTTTGCTGA